Proteins from a single region of Stappia sp. ES.058:
- the aguB gene encoding N-carbamoylputrescine amidase has translation MRPVVLAALQMACSPDRNQNLDRTERLIRDAAREGANIVLPQELFEFPYFCQNEAPDLLLRAEPAEGHPAIARVQALASELGVVIPVSFYERAGQARFNSIAIIDADGANLGVYRKSHIPQGSGYQEKYYFSPGDTGFRVFDTSFGRIGVAICWDQWFPETARAMALMGAEMLFFPTAIGSELLDPDWDSAAHWQRVMQGHAGANLMPLVAANRIGTEPGRSGTQLTFYGSSFIADATGAKLAEADRTSETVLTARFDLDEIAALRAGWGVFRDRRPELYGPLMTLDGRAPAT, from the coding sequence ATGCGCCCCGTCGTCCTCGCCGCTCTGCAAATGGCCTGTTCGCCCGACCGCAATCAAAATCTCGACAGGACCGAACGGCTGATCCGCGATGCCGCACGCGAGGGCGCAAACATCGTCCTGCCGCAGGAGCTGTTCGAATTCCCCTATTTCTGCCAGAACGAGGCGCCCGACCTCTTGTTGCGCGCCGAACCGGCCGAGGGCCATCCTGCGATTGCCCGGGTTCAGGCGCTTGCCAGCGAGCTCGGCGTGGTCATTCCCGTCAGCTTCTACGAACGCGCGGGTCAGGCCCGGTTCAATTCCATCGCCATCATCGACGCCGACGGCGCGAACCTCGGCGTCTATCGCAAGAGCCATATCCCGCAAGGCTCCGGCTATCAGGAGAAGTATTATTTCTCCCCCGGCGACACCGGCTTTCGCGTCTTCGACACCAGCTTCGGGCGGATCGGCGTCGCGATCTGCTGGGACCAGTGGTTTCCCGAAACCGCGCGCGCGATGGCGCTGATGGGCGCGGAGATGCTGTTCTTCCCGACCGCCATCGGCTCGGAACTGCTCGATCCCGACTGGGATTCCGCTGCTCACTGGCAGCGCGTGATGCAGGGCCACGCCGGTGCCAACCTGATGCCGCTGGTCGCCGCCAACCGGATCGGCACGGAGCCGGGTCGCAGCGGCACGCAACTCACGTTCTACGGCTCGTCGTTCATCGCCGATGCGACCGGCGCGAAACTCGCGGAGGCCGACCGCACGTCGGAAACGGTGCTGACCGCCCGCTTCGATCTGGACGAGATCGCCGCGCTGCGCGCCGGCTGGGGCGTCTTCCGCGATCGCCGGCCGGAGCTCTACGGACCATTGATGACCCTCGACGGACGGGCGCCCGCGACATGA
- a CDS encoding transporter: MRHSTGRLHASFGILALATASLAPQCALAADDAELAKQLANPIGSLISVPFQFNYDQGQGPTNGQKLMMNVQPVIPFALSEEWTLITRTIVPVAWQNDIAGNSGTQFGLGDTLASAWLSPKSTETSIGALTWGIGPSATFATSTDRRLGSGTWGLGPTAIALVQNKVGSGTMTLGALVNQQWGVAKTRSNQPDLNNTLLQPFLAYTTDTAWTYSLNTESSYNWTSSEWAVPINLSVSKLVSLGSQKAQIEAGVGYWAVSPTNGPTGIRGRLAVTFLFPE; encoded by the coding sequence ATGCGGCACTCAACAGGACGGCTCCATGCCAGCTTCGGCATCTTGGCCCTGGCAACCGCAAGTCTTGCACCTCAGTGTGCGCTGGCGGCAGACGACGCGGAACTGGCAAAGCAACTGGCCAATCCGATTGGATCTCTGATCAGCGTTCCTTTTCAGTTCAACTACGATCAGGGCCAGGGACCCACCAATGGCCAGAAGCTCATGATGAACGTTCAGCCCGTCATCCCCTTCGCATTGAGTGAGGAGTGGACCCTCATTACCCGGACGATTGTGCCGGTCGCCTGGCAGAATGACATTGCAGGGAATTCGGGGACTCAGTTCGGCTTGGGAGACACGCTCGCAAGCGCCTGGCTGTCTCCAAAATCAACTGAAACATCAATCGGTGCTCTGACCTGGGGCATTGGCCCGTCTGCAACCTTTGCAACCAGCACGGATCGGCGACTTGGCTCCGGGACGTGGGGCCTTGGGCCGACGGCGATCGCCTTGGTTCAAAACAAGGTAGGCTCGGGGACAATGACCTTGGGCGCACTCGTCAACCAACAATGGGGCGTCGCCAAAACGAGGTCGAATCAACCCGACCTCAACAACACATTGCTTCAGCCATTTCTGGCTTATACGACCGATACCGCCTGGACGTATTCCCTCAACACGGAATCGTCCTACAATTGGACGTCGAGCGAATGGGCAGTGCCGATCAACCTATCGGTCTCAAAACTGGTTTCCCTTGGAAGCCAGAAAGCGCAGATCGAGGCGGGCGTCGGCTATTGGGCAGTCAGTCCAACGAATGGTCCCACAGGCATCAGGGGGCGCCTGGCGGTAACTTTCCTGTTTCCGGAATAG
- a CDS encoding phytanoyl-CoA dioxygenase family protein, with product MKFQDYLNLPFWLMNVAGTEKSLRKNPVLGSPFLNRLGLHRTRVKLAAKMAATRRARLASSLSETDRRSFDENGYFLTRDFLPTDDFEALRKAAFEQRFAAREMRQGPTVTRMVPLPPALLARHPAIARALRNPRALAQIRYAASQGGEPIGFFQTVIGDPSKAVDPQTNIHSDTFHATSKAWLFLQDVGEDDGPFCFVPGSHRLTPERLDWQHACSLSAASDRDGHHASGSFRVRPEDLAALGLPAPVRMAVPANTLIVADTFAFHGRAPSLKPTLRCELHWHMRRNPFRPWTGLDPKSLPGIRGRELELFMALSDAKETYLKKRHIWRPVGEVAINAPAQI from the coding sequence ATGAAATTTCAAGACTATCTGAACCTGCCATTCTGGCTCATGAACGTTGCCGGTACGGAAAAATCACTGCGCAAGAACCCGGTTCTTGGCAGCCCCTTCCTCAATCGGCTGGGCCTGCACCGGACCCGCGTGAAGCTTGCGGCGAAAATGGCGGCGACGCGACGCGCGCGGCTTGCCTCCAGCCTGTCGGAGACCGACCGCCGCTCCTTCGACGAGAACGGCTATTTCCTGACGCGGGACTTTCTGCCCACAGACGACTTCGAAGCCTTGCGAAAGGCGGCCTTCGAGCAGCGGTTTGCCGCCCGCGAAATGCGCCAGGGACCCACGGTGACCCGCATGGTGCCGTTGCCGCCCGCGCTGCTTGCGCGCCATCCCGCGATCGCGCGGGCGCTCAGAAATCCGCGTGCCCTCGCTCAGATCCGCTATGCCGCCTCGCAGGGCGGGGAGCCGATCGGCTTTTTCCAGACCGTCATCGGCGATCCCTCCAAGGCCGTGGACCCGCAGACCAACATCCACTCCGACACGTTTCACGCCACGTCGAAGGCCTGGCTTTTCCTTCAGGACGTGGGCGAGGACGACGGGCCGTTCTGCTTCGTGCCGGGGTCCCATCGGCTGACGCCGGAGCGGCTGGACTGGCAGCATGCGTGTTCCCTGTCGGCGGCTTCGGATCGCGACGGGCACCATGCCAGCGGCTCGTTCCGGGTGCGCCCGGAGGACCTGGCGGCTCTCGGCCTGCCCGCACCGGTGCGCATGGCCGTGCCAGCCAATACGCTGATCGTCGCCGACACCTTCGCGTTCCACGGACGCGCGCCGTCACTCAAGCCGACCCTGCGCTGCGAATTGCACTGGCACATGCGCCGCAATCCGTTTCGCCCCTGGACCGGGCTTGACCCCAAGTCCCTGCCGGGCATTCGCGGCCGCGAGCTGGAGCTTTTCATGGCGCTCTCGGATGCAAAAGAAACGTATCTGAAAAAACGCCATATCTGGCGCCCGGTCGGCGAAGTCGCGATCAACGCGCCGGCGCAGATCTGA
- a CDS encoding sigma-54 dependent transcriptional regulator — MRLLIVGTLEGQLITASKIAMDGGAAVTHAGTVEDMMKVLRSGRGADLVMADVGLDIAGLIGHLERERFHLPVVACGVKTDASAAVNAIRAGAKEYIPLPPDPEMIAAVLAAVARDQSNVIYRDDAMTAVVRLAEQIAASDASILVTGESGSGKEVISRHVHARSNRADKPFISINCAAIPEHLLESELFGHEKGAFTGAVARRVGKFEEASGGTLLLDEISEMDVRLQAKLLRAIQERVIDRVGGTKPVPVDIRIIATSNRDLTEAVRSGTFREDLLYRLNVVNLKLPPLRSRPGDILELARHFVERYSRENGIGQRPLSEEARRTLIANPWPGNVRELENTMHRAVLLASGEEIDLEAIRMPDGSPIAGGQAADARLAADAAATADAVNRGYVGRTVADVERDLILDTLDHCLGNRTHAAKILGISIRTLRNKLNQYADEGLTVPGPGEARVAVA; from the coding sequence ATGCGACTGTTGATCGTCGGCACCCTTGAAGGCCAGTTGATCACCGCCTCGAAGATCGCGATGGACGGCGGTGCGGCTGTTACCCATGCCGGCACCGTCGAAGACATGATGAAAGTGCTGCGTTCGGGGCGCGGCGCGGATCTCGTGATGGCCGATGTCGGACTCGATATCGCCGGTCTGATCGGACATCTCGAGCGTGAGCGATTCCATCTGCCGGTTGTCGCCTGCGGCGTGAAGACCGATGCAAGCGCGGCGGTGAATGCCATTCGCGCCGGCGCCAAGGAATACATCCCGCTGCCGCCGGATCCGGAAATGATCGCAGCGGTGCTCGCCGCCGTTGCCCGCGACCAGTCCAACGTGATCTACCGGGACGATGCCATGACGGCCGTCGTGCGGCTGGCGGAGCAGATCGCCGCCTCCGACGCGTCGATCCTGGTGACGGGCGAATCCGGATCGGGCAAGGAGGTGATTTCGCGTCACGTACATGCCCGCTCCAACCGGGCAGACAAGCCGTTCATCTCGATCAACTGCGCGGCCATCCCCGAGCATCTGCTTGAATCGGAGCTTTTCGGCCACGAGAAAGGCGCCTTCACCGGCGCCGTGGCGCGGCGCGTCGGCAAGTTCGAGGAGGCAAGCGGGGGAACGCTGCTGCTCGACGAGATCTCGGAGATGGACGTGCGGCTGCAGGCCAAACTCCTGCGCGCGATCCAGGAGCGGGTGATCGACCGGGTGGGCGGAACAAAGCCGGTTCCCGTCGATATCCGCATCATCGCGACCTCCAACCGCGACCTGACCGAAGCCGTGCGCTCCGGCACCTTCCGCGAGGATCTTCTCTACCGGCTCAATGTCGTGAACCTGAAGCTGCCGCCGCTCAGGTCGCGTCCGGGCGACATTCTCGAACTCGCCCGGCACTTCGTCGAGCGCTATTCGCGCGAGAACGGCATCGGCCAGCGCCCGCTGTCGGAGGAGGCGCGGCGCACGCTGATCGCCAATCCATGGCCGGGCAACGTGCGCGAACTGGAGAATACGATGCATCGCGCCGTGCTTCTTGCCAGCGGCGAGGAAATCGACCTGGAAGCCATCCGCATGCCGGACGGCAGTCCGATCGCCGGCGGGCAGGCCGCCGATGCGCGCCTGGCTGCGGATGCGGCGGCCACGGCGGATGCGGTCAATCGCGGCTATGTCGGGCGCACCGTGGCCGATGTGGAGCGCGACCTGATCCTCGACACGCTCGACCATTGTCTGGGCAACCGCACGCATGCAGCAAAGATTCTCGGAATTTCGATCCGGACCTTGCGCAACAAGCTGAATCAATATGCCGATGAAGGGCTGACAGTGCCCGGGCCCGGCGAAGCCCGCGTCGCGGTGGCGTGA
- the aguA gene encoding agmatine deiminase encodes MTQPLASTPRSDGFRMPGEFEPHSGCWMMWPERPDNWRLDARPAQEAFAAVAEAIHPSDPVTMAVSPAQVSNARARLSPGIRVVEIASDDAWMRDTGPTFLVDAAGTRRAVDWHFNAWGGTFNGLYAPWDRDDAVAARVAGIEGVERYRAPFVLEGGAIHVDGDGTAFTTEECLLSPGRNPGLSKAEIEDLLKDYLGVEAVIWIPRGAYQDETTGHVDNLLHVCAPGLVALSWTEDCDDPQFDRSAEALAVLETVRDAKGRKLEIVKLPAPGPLFMSEVEAAGIETAKTGMARGGGQRLAGSYANFYIGNDRVVFPLLDPVTDDVARDILEGCFPGREIIGVPGREVLLGGGNIHCITQQVPA; translated from the coding sequence ATGACGCAACCGCTTGCCTCCACTCCGCGCTCCGACGGCTTTCGCATGCCCGGCGAATTCGAACCGCATTCCGGCTGCTGGATGATGTGGCCGGAACGGCCCGACAACTGGCGGCTGGATGCGCGACCGGCGCAGGAGGCCTTCGCCGCCGTCGCCGAGGCGATTCACCCCTCCGATCCGGTGACGATGGCCGTCTCTCCGGCGCAGGTTTCCAATGCCCGGGCACGGCTGTCGCCCGGCATTCGCGTCGTCGAGATCGCAAGCGACGATGCCTGGATGCGCGACACCGGCCCGACATTCCTCGTCGACGCTGCCGGAACCCGCCGGGCCGTCGACTGGCATTTCAACGCCTGGGGCGGCACCTTCAACGGCCTCTACGCGCCGTGGGACCGGGACGATGCCGTCGCCGCCCGCGTGGCGGGAATCGAGGGCGTAGAGCGCTACCGCGCGCCCTTCGTTCTGGAAGGCGGCGCGATCCATGTCGACGGCGACGGCACCGCCTTTACCACCGAGGAATGCCTGCTCAGCCCCGGCCGCAATCCAGGTCTTTCGAAGGCGGAGATCGAGGACCTTTTGAAGGACTACCTCGGGGTCGAGGCCGTGATCTGGATCCCGCGCGGCGCATACCAGGACGAGACCACCGGCCATGTCGACAATCTGCTGCATGTCTGCGCGCCAGGCCTCGTCGCGCTGAGCTGGACCGAGGATTGCGACGATCCGCAGTTTGACCGTTCGGCCGAGGCCCTTGCCGTGCTGGAGACGGTGCGCGATGCAAAGGGGCGCAAGCTCGAGATCGTGAAACTGCCGGCGCCCGGACCGCTCTTCATGAGCGAGGTCGAGGCGGCCGGTATCGAGACGGCGAAAACCGGCATGGCGCGCGGCGGCGGCCAGCGGCTGGCCGGCAGCTACGCGAATTTCTACATCGGCAACGACAGGGTCGTGTTTCCGCTGCTCGATCCGGTAACCGACGACGTCGCGCGCGACATTTTGGAGGGGTGTTTCCCGGGCCGCGAGATCATCGGCGTACCCGGGCGCGAGGTCCTGCTCGGCGGCGGCAACATCCACTGCATCACGCAGCAGGTACCGGCCTGA
- the flhA gene encoding flagellar biosynthesis protein FlhA: MSDVTAREGGDAGGVPAGVPGGAPAAGRGSANLAAFGLNVSSIWDALRRGEFALAIGVMIILVVLILPMPAFMLDLFLAISIIFSVLILMTGLFIQKPLEFSSFPTVLLIATMLRLALNLASTRLILANGHEGTDAAGQVIEAFGHFVMGGNFIIGIIVFSILVIVNFVVITKGSGRIAEVAARFTLDAMPGKQMAIDADLSAGLIDETTARTRRRELEDESTFFGAMDGASKFVRGDAIAGLLITFINIIGGIIIGVAQMDLSFGDAATTYTLLTIGDGLVSQIPALIVSTAAGLLVSKAGVSGSADKALARQLSGYPKALGMSSFVMVTLAMLPGIPILPFLSLAGVSGYLAYRAGKSHKEVAKQVEAAEVAATAPPPPAEAPIEEALKMDELRIELGYALLPLINGKGAESDQLTEQIKALRRQLASDLGILMPPVRILDNIQLGANDYVIKVKEVAAGEGQLYPSHFMVMDPHGGQVKLPGQHTTEPTFGLPATWVEMQYREDAALRGYTVVDPATVLATHLTETIRANVAELLTYADVQKLLKEITGEQAKLVEDIVPGQITVSGIQRVLQTLLAERISVRDLGTILEGIAEATGFTRNPATIAEHVRSRLARQISASNQAPGGYLPLIAMSPQWEQAFIESIVGEGDERSLAMAPSKLQEFVRLVRDAFEQAAQAGEVPVLLTSPQTRPFVRSIVERFRAHTTVMSQNEVHSRTRLKTVGTV, from the coding sequence ATGAGCGATGTGACGGCGCGCGAGGGCGGTGACGCGGGTGGTGTGCCCGCCGGAGTGCCCGGGGGCGCGCCTGCCGCAGGGCGCGGCAGCGCGAACCTTGCCGCATTCGGACTGAACGTATCCTCGATCTGGGATGCGCTGCGCCGCGGCGAGTTCGCGCTGGCGATCGGCGTCATGATCATTCTGGTCGTGCTGATCCTGCCGATGCCGGCGTTCATGCTCGACCTGTTCCTGGCCATCTCGATCATCTTTTCCGTCCTGATCCTGATGACCGGCCTGTTCATTCAAAAGCCGCTTGAGTTCTCGTCCTTCCCCACCGTTCTCCTGATCGCGACGATGTTGCGGCTGGCGCTGAACCTTGCCTCCACGCGCCTGATCCTCGCCAACGGACACGAGGGGACGGACGCTGCCGGACAGGTGATCGAGGCCTTCGGCCATTTCGTGATGGGCGGCAATTTCATCATCGGCATCATCGTCTTCTCGATCCTGGTGATCGTGAACTTCGTCGTGATCACCAAAGGTTCGGGTCGCATCGCGGAAGTCGCTGCACGCTTCACCCTGGATGCCATGCCCGGCAAGCAGATGGCCATCGACGCCGATCTGAGCGCGGGCCTCATCGACGAAACCACGGCGCGCACCCGTCGCCGCGAGCTGGAGGACGAAAGCACCTTCTTCGGCGCCATGGACGGCGCGTCGAAATTCGTCCGCGGCGACGCGATCGCCGGTCTGTTGATCACCTTCATCAACATCATCGGCGGCATCATCATCGGCGTCGCGCAGATGGATCTCTCCTTCGGTGATGCCGCGACCACCTACACGCTGCTGACCATCGGCGACGGCCTCGTCTCACAGATCCCCGCGCTCATCGTCTCCACGGCGGCCGGCTTGCTGGTGTCCAAGGCGGGCGTCTCCGGCTCCGCCGACAAGGCGCTCGCCAGGCAGCTTTCCGGCTATCCCAAGGCGCTTGGCATGTCGTCCTTCGTGATGGTGACGCTCGCCATGCTGCCGGGTATTCCGATTCTGCCGTTCCTCAGCCTCGCCGGCGTGTCCGGTTATCTGGCCTACCGGGCCGGCAAGTCGCACAAGGAGGTCGCGAAACAGGTGGAGGCGGCCGAGGTGGCCGCGACCGCGCCGCCGCCACCGGCGGAAGCGCCGATCGAGGAAGCGCTGAAGATGGACGAGCTGCGCATCGAGCTTGGCTATGCGCTGCTGCCGCTGATCAACGGGAAGGGTGCGGAAAGCGACCAGTTGACCGAGCAGATCAAGGCGCTGCGCCGACAGCTCGCCTCGGACCTTGGCATTCTCATGCCGCCGGTGCGCATTCTCGACAACATCCAGCTCGGCGCCAACGACTACGTCATCAAGGTCAAGGAAGTGGCGGCCGGCGAAGGCCAGCTCTATCCAAGCCATTTCATGGTCATGGATCCGCATGGCGGGCAGGTCAAGCTTCCCGGTCAGCACACGACCGAGCCGACCTTCGGACTGCCGGCGACCTGGGTGGAGATGCAATACCGCGAGGACGCGGCGTTGCGCGGCTACACGGTGGTCGATCCCGCGACCGTGCTCGCCACCCATCTCACCGAGACGATCCGCGCCAATGTCGCCGAACTCCTGACCTATGCCGATGTGCAAAAGCTTCTCAAGGAGATCACCGGCGAGCAGGCCAAGCTGGTGGAGGATATCGTTCCGGGCCAGATCACCGTTTCGGGCATCCAGCGCGTGCTGCAGACGCTGCTGGCCGAGCGCATTTCCGTCCGCGATCTGGGCACGATCCTGGAAGGCATTGCCGAGGCAACCGGCTTCACCCGCAATCCCGCGACGATTGCCGAGCACGTGCGCAGCCGGCTGGCGCGCCAGATTTCAGCCTCCAACCAGGCGCCGGGCGGCTATCTGCCGCTGATCGCCATGTCGCCGCAATGGGAGCAGGCGTTCATTGAATCCATCGTCGGCGAGGGGGACGAGCGTTCGCTCGCCATGGCGCCGTCCAAGCTGCAGGAATTCGTGCGGCTGGTGCGCGATGCCTTCGAGCAGGCGGCGCAGGCCGGCGAGGTTCCGGTGCTCCTGACCTCGCCACAGACGCGGCCCTTCGTGCGCTCCATCGTCGAGCGCTTCCGCGCCCACACCACCGTGATGAGCCAGAACGAGGTGCATTCGCGTACAAGGCTCAAGACCGTCGGCACGGTGTGA
- the fliN gene encoding flagellar motor switch protein FliN produces the protein MQEENGGREEERDYSQARGAADLEAVFDVPVQISAVLGRSRMHVSELLKLAPGTLLKLDRKVGEAIDIYINDRLVARGEVVLVEDKLGVTMTEIIKSDR, from the coding sequence ATGCAAGAGGAGAACGGGGGCCGCGAGGAAGAGCGGGACTACAGCCAGGCGCGCGGCGCCGCCGATCTCGAGGCGGTGTTCGACGTCCCGGTCCAGATATCCGCGGTGCTCGGACGTTCGCGGATGCATGTGTCCGAACTGCTGAAGCTCGCGCCGGGCACGTTGCTGAAGCTCGACCGCAAGGTCGGCGAAGCCATCGATATCTACATCAATGACCGTCTGGTGGCGCGCGGCGAGGTCGTCCTCGTGGAGGACAAGCTCGGTGTCACCATGACGGAAATCATCAAGTCCGATCGCTGA
- a CDS encoding FliH/SctL family protein translates to MKANRFLFDRNFAAIDVAPEPEEAAEPVVPEIPMMPVAEHEALVAAAEQAAYERGRASLALEQQQTDEGRLAEEARRLSNDVCTLIDQLDTDQARQEKDAVALSFLVARRICAHLIAREPLGEIIALISECLGPLRRAPHLVIRVRDGDLEALKSKVDPLVSEKGFEGRVVFLGEPDLAAGDCRIEWADGGIVRDRRAIEKQVDQAARRYFEGRRSVAKPSNSETQETAGERIEP, encoded by the coding sequence ATGAAGGCCAACCGGTTCCTGTTCGACCGCAACTTCGCGGCGATCGACGTGGCGCCCGAACCCGAGGAGGCGGCGGAACCGGTCGTGCCGGAGATTCCGATGATGCCCGTGGCGGAACACGAGGCGCTGGTGGCGGCCGCCGAACAGGCCGCCTACGAGCGTGGCCGTGCATCGCTGGCGCTGGAGCAGCAGCAGACCGACGAAGGCCGCCTTGCCGAGGAGGCGCGTCGCCTGTCGAATGACGTCTGCACGCTGATTGACCAACTGGACACCGATCAGGCGCGGCAGGAGAAGGACGCCGTTGCGTTGTCGTTCCTCGTGGCGCGGCGGATCTGTGCCCATCTCATCGCGCGCGAGCCGCTGGGCGAGATCATCGCGCTGATCTCGGAGTGTCTCGGGCCGCTGCGCCGCGCCCCGCATCTGGTGATCCGGGTCCGGGACGGCGACCTGGAGGCCTTGAAATCGAAGGTTGACCCGCTCGTGTCCGAGAAGGGCTTCGAGGGTCGTGTCGTGTTTCTCGGCGAGCCGGACCTTGCGGCCGGCGACTGCCGCATCGAATGGGCCGATGGCGGCATCGTGCGGGATCGCCGCGCGATCGAAAAGCAGGTCGACCAGGCCGCGCGCCGTTACTTCGAAGGGCGGCGCTCGGTCGCCAAGCCCAGCAACTCCGAAACCCAAGAGACCGCCGGGGAGCGGATTGAGCCATGA
- the fliG gene encoding flagellar motor switch protein FliG, producing MSIASTIQTAGTHLTVSEGGKERELKGPERVAVLLLALGEKHGRRIWEKLDEMEVREVSAAMSRLGPVTPKMLEELFVDFVKKISSNGALNGNVDVTERLLSSFLPGDRVNVIMEEIRGPAGRNMWEKLSNVQENVLANYLKNEYPQTVAVVLSKIDPDHAAKVLGILPEELALEVISRMLKMEAIQKEVLEKVEQTLRVEFMSNLTNTSRRDSHEMMADIFNNFDRQTEARFLAALEEENRESAERIKTLMFTFDDLMKLDAGSCQTLLRSVEKDRLAIALKGASETVRDFFFGNMSSRAAKMMQDDMEALGPIRLRDVDEAQSGMVATAKDLAAKGELMLSKSKGDDEIIY from the coding sequence ATGAGCATCGCAAGCACCATCCAGACGGCCGGCACCCATCTGACAGTCAGCGAAGGGGGGAAGGAGCGCGAGCTCAAGGGCCCGGAGCGCGTGGCGGTTCTTCTTCTCGCGCTTGGCGAGAAGCACGGGCGACGGATCTGGGAAAAGCTGGACGAAATGGAGGTCCGTGAGGTCTCCGCCGCCATGTCGCGGCTTGGCCCGGTCACGCCGAAGATGCTGGAGGAGCTCTTCGTCGATTTCGTGAAGAAGATCTCGTCGAACGGCGCACTGAACGGCAACGTCGATGTCACCGAGCGGTTGCTGTCCAGCTTCCTGCCGGGGGATCGCGTCAATGTGATCATGGAGGAAATCCGCGGGCCGGCCGGCCGCAACATGTGGGAAAAGCTCTCCAACGTGCAGGAGAACGTTCTCGCCAACTACCTGAAGAACGAATACCCGCAGACCGTCGCTGTCGTGCTCTCGAAGATCGATCCCGACCATGCCGCCAAGGTTCTGGGCATCCTGCCCGAGGAACTGGCGCTGGAGGTCATCTCGCGGATGCTCAAGATGGAAGCGATCCAGAAGGAGGTTCTGGAGAAGGTCGAGCAGACGCTGCGCGTCGAGTTCATGTCCAACCTGACCAACACCTCGCGCCGCGACAGCCACGAGATGATGGCCGATATCTTCAACAATTTCGACCGGCAGACGGAAGCCCGTTTCCTGGCCGCGCTGGAAGAGGAAAACCGCGAATCGGCCGAGCGGATCAAGACGCTGATGTTCACCTTCGACGACCTGATGAAGCTCGACGCGGGAAGCTGCCAGACGTTGCTGCGCAGCGTCGAGAAGGACCGGCTGGCGATTGCGCTGAAGGGTGCGTCGGAAACCGTTCGCGACTTCTTCTTCGGCAACATGTCGTCGCGCGCGGCGAAGATGATGCAGGACGACATGGAAGCTCTCGGGCCGATCCGACTGCGCGACGTCGACGAAGCGCAGTCCGGAATGGTCGCAACCGCCAAGGATCTCGCCGCCAAGGGAGAGCTCATGCTCTCCAAGAGCAAGGGCGACGACGAAATCATCTACTGA